Genomic DNA from Ictidomys tridecemlineatus isolate mIctTri1 chromosome 6, mIctTri1.hap1, whole genome shotgun sequence:
GGGGTAATGGCGAGGCACCCGCCCCGCGGTATCTGGAGCTCGTAGCGTTAAACTCGGGCCCGGCGTCTCAAGACCCTACCCTTTCCCGCGCGTGCCCTTCCCCCATCCTAAACCCCTCAGGCGGGTGCGCGCAGTCACCCCGCCCTCACTTCCTCCGGAGCGCGAAAAGCGGGGGCGGGAAGAAGCTGGAGACAAAGCGCAGGCGCGACCGTTACCTTCCCGCCCGAGAGCGGCGGGAAATTACCACTGCAATGTGCGCATGCGCACAGAGGTTCTGCGGCTCCGTGACTGCAGGGCGTAGCCCCTGTAACCCATGGAGTTTTCTTAACACTGTACAACACTACGCCCCAGCCTATTAAGACAATTAACATCTAACAGCTTTCAGAGAACCTGTCTCCACTGCACTAGGAAATCCTGTGGGGAGCAGGTGGTGGCAGTGAAGAATTTGGAGAGAATGGAAATCTGCATTGGGGCCTCTGAAACAGATGGGGAGGTGCAGGGCTGAGCCCAGTGCCTGCAGGTATTGCGGGCATCTGCAGCTGCGCACCCCCGCCTTTGAGCGCAGCAGTGCGCGCTCCCTGAATTGCTCATTCATCTAGTGCCGCAGAGCCCCACCCCTTGTCCCTGCGGCCAGACATTTTCTTTGCACTCCTGCCATGTGCTTCCCGTGCTGAGAGCAGTCCGGAAATCTGGCCAACTGTACTGAAGTGGGGTTCTGGGCCTGAGCAATGGGTGGTGGATGAATTTCTCACTGCCCTGTGTTAAGAGGAACCTGTCTAAGCATTCTTACAGGTCTCAAAATAGCACTTCTCGATTTAAGGGTCGGAGGGGAAAAAATCATTCTCTACtacggggggaaaaaaaaatacgaCATTTTGGATTGTTTATTTTATGGTGGAGATTGAATCCAGTCAGGGCTCatcactgagctgtgtccccagctcaAATCATTTTTTGCAATACCGGAGAATactcttccactaagctacattcccgaCCTTTAATTTTTGTTCTAAGACAGGGTCGCCTGGATTTGCCTAGCTGGCTTGGATCacatgtgatcctcttgtctcttCCTAAATTGAtaagaattacaggcatgtgcctgaaaaaataatttgtggtAGTGGGGGCTTGGTAGCACACCTGTAATAGCAGCGGTTTAGGAGGTTGgcgcaggattgcaagttctagacAACCTCaggaacttggtgagaccctgtctcaaaattaaaaaaaactgagtgTGTAGCTCAGTTAGAAAGTATCCTGGACTCAATCCAAGcaccaaaacttaaaaaaaaaaaaaattaaaaaaggaatttgttttaaattccatGACTTCCCCTGTCCTTTCCACAGCGTGAGTGCATCTCCATACACGTAGGCCAGGCTGGTGTCCAGATTGGAAACGCCTGCTGGGAGCTCTACTGCCTGGAACATGGCATCCAACCTGATGGCCAGATGCCAAGTGACAAGACCATTGGGGGAGGAGATGACTCCTTCAACACCTTCTTCAGTGAGACGGGTGCTGGCAAGCACGTACCCAGGGCAGTGTTTGTAGACCTGGAACCCACGGTCATTGGTGAGTTGACTGGGTATGTCTTGGGTTCTCCATTGTCCTTCCCACCAGAGTTGAGCAGTTTTGTGCAGGTTATTAAGTGAGGGTgctggtttccttttctttttcagatgaaGTTCGAACTGGGACTTACCGTCAGCTCTTCCACCCTGAGCAGCTCATCACAGGCAAGGAAGATGCTGCCAATAACTATGCCCGAGGCCACTACACCATTGGCAAGGAAATCATTGACCTTGTCTTGGACCGAATTCGTAAACTGGTAAAAACCttaaatgaatatgtattttaaatgggGTGAGAGGCTCCAAAGCAAATTGAATGGACTGACCTAATGACTTTGTTCTTTGGTTCCAGCAAAGTGGAATAGGCTGCTTACTATATTAATTAATTAGACTTCTTTGCCAGTCAGTCCCTAGCTGTAGAATAATTTGTGGTGTGTCTGTTAGCCAATTTTTTAATGCTATCTGGATATGGTCATGatttaaagaaattatgaatAGTTCTGTAGAAAATCTGGCCAGGCGCAATGGTATGCTTCTGTAGTCTCAATGTTTGTGGGGGGGAGGgtaaagggctgggggatgttaactcagtgataaagtgcttacCTAGTTTGCACAAGgttctgagttcagtccccagtgcatGCACGCAATTGAATTagcattaaaatattacatttccttatttcctttttcttcccctaCAGGCTGACCAGTGCACAGGTCTTCAGGGCTTCTTGGTTTTCCACAGCTTTGGTGGGGGAACTGGTTCTGGGTTCACCTCCCTGCTGATGGAACGTCTCTCTGTCGATTATGGCAAGAAGTCCAAGCTGGAATTCTCCATTTACCCAGCCCCCCAGGTTTCCACAGCTGTAGTTGAGCCCTATAATTCCATCCTCACTACCCACACTACCCTGGAGCACTCTGATTGTGCCTTCATGGTAGATAATGAGGCCATCTATGACATCTGTCGCAGAAACCTTGACATTGAGCGCCCAACCTACACTAACCTTAACCGCCTTATTAGCCAGATTGTGTCTTCTATCACTGCTTCCCTCAGATTTGATGGAGCCCTGAATGTTGACCTGACAGAATTCCAGACCAATCTGGTGCCCTATCCCCGCATCCACTTCCCTCTGGCCACATATGCCCCCGTCATCTCTGCTGAGAAAGCCTACCATGAACAGCTTTCTGTAGCAGAGATCACCAATGCTTGCTTTGAGCCAGCCAACCAGATGGTAAAATGTGACCCCCGCCATGGTAAATACATGGCTTGCTGCCTGTTGTACCGTGGTGATGTGGTCCCCAAAGATGTCAATGCTGCCATTGCCACCATCAAGACCAAGCGCAGCATCCAGTTTGTGGATTGGTGCCCCACTGGCTTCAAGGTTGGCATTAATTACCAGCCTCCCACTGTGGTTCCTGGTGGAGACCTGGCCAAGGTACAGCGTGCTGTGTGCATGTTGAGTAACACCACAGCCATTGCTGAGGC
This window encodes:
- the LOC101973055 gene encoding tubulin alpha-1B chain yields the protein MRECISIHVGQAGVQIGNACWELYCLEHGIQPDGQMPSDKTIGGGDDSFNTFFSETGAGKHVPRAVFVDLEPTVIDEVRTGTYRQLFHPEQLITGKEDAANNYARGHYTIGKEIIDLVLDRIRKLADQCTGLQGFLVFHSFGGGTGSGFTSLLMERLSVDYGKKSKLEFSIYPAPQVSTAVVEPYNSILTTHTTLEHSDCAFMVDNEAIYDICRRNLDIERPTYTNLNRLISQIVSSITASLRFDGALNVDLTEFQTNLVPYPRIHFPLATYAPVISAEKAYHEQLSVAEITNACFEPANQMVKCDPRHGKYMACCLLYRGDVVPKDVNAAIATIKTKRSIQFVDWCPTGFKVGINYQPPTVVPGGDLAKVQRAVCMLSNTTAIAEAWARLDHKFDLMYAKRAFVHWYVGEGMEEGEFSEAREDMAALEKDYEEVGVDSVEGEGEEEGEEY